In Rutidosis leptorrhynchoides isolate AG116_Rl617_1_P2 chromosome 6, CSIRO_AGI_Rlap_v1, whole genome shotgun sequence, the DNA window ATCCCTGCTCACTGTTTCGAACGATCTGTTATTCGTTCATCTTACTACGTTGTTCATGATCTCATCATTACTTACGTCTTCTACTACCTCGCAAACACATACATCCCTCTTATCCCCGCTCCTTTCGCTTACTTAGCGTGGCCGGTTTATTGGTTTTGTCAAGCAAGCATTCTAACCGGTTTATGGGTGATTGGTCACGAATGTGGTCATCATGCCTTTAGTGACTATCAATTAATCGATGATGTCGTTGGATTCGTTCTTCATTCTGCTCTTTTTACGCCGTATTTCTCATGGAAATACAGCCATCGTAGTCATCACGCCAACACAAACTCACTCGATAACGATGAAGTTTACATTCCTAAACGTAAGTCCAAAGTCATGATTTATTCCAAAATCCTCAACAATCCACCCGGTCGAGTTTTCACTTTGGTCTTCAGGTTAACTCTTGGCTTCCCTTTATACCTTTTAACCAATGTTTCCGGGAAGAAATACGAAAGGTTTGCGAACCATTTTGATCCGTTGAGTCCGATTTTCACTGAGCGCGAACGTATTCAAGTTGTCCTATCGGATCTTGGTATTATTGGTGTATTTTATGCACTTAGGCTTCTTGTAGCAGCAAAAGGGTTGAGTTGGGTGATGTCCATGTATGTGATTCCTGTAATCGGTGTGCACGCTTTCTTCGTTTTGATCACTTACTTGCATCACACTCATCTCTCGTTACCTCATTATGATTCGACCGAATGGAAATGGATCAAAGGAGCATTATCTACGATAGATAGAGATTTCGGTTTCTTGAATAGAGTCTTCCATGACGTAACACACACACACGTCTTGCATCACCTGATTTCGTACATTCCGCATTATCATGCGAAGGAAGCGAGGGATGCGATCAACCCGATTTTGGGTGAATATTATAAGATTGATAGGACTCCAATTTTTAAAGCAATGTGGAGAGAGGCCAAGGAGTGCATGTATATTGAGCCAGATCAAGATAGCAAGAACCAAGGTGTATATTGGTACCATAAATTGTGAGAAATTTTTGGTTTCCTAATCGTATGCTACTTGATTGAATTTCATACCAATTGTGTATGTTATTGCATATTATATAACATCGTTTGTTTGGTGTAATCTTAGCTAGGTCTAAATTCCGTTAATCTCAAGTATGTTGTTGAGAGCATATATAATAATTAACAAGTGCAATTAATCAATTAAGTTGATTTATTGTTATACTCTTGAATTTTTTTGGCAAACCCATACTTATCCCAATTGTCTTTTATCGTACCCGTATGGTCAATAAGGTTTTTTGTGAAACTAGTATACCCGCTATTAGGAGCTACGAAATGGTTAAAAAACGAAGGATGCCGTAGGTGGGAATAGCGGAACCCTGTGCCAAACTGCAAAAAACTGAAAAAAGCTGTGTTGCGTCAGGAAAGAGAAGGCTTTTTGGGGATTCCGCATGTCCCAATTGCGGGATGGTCCcacctgtaggattaatgtgcaaggtacaacatataactatatgaccaacttcatttgagccttcgaggtcacacacatatacaccgagacgtcaaataaaatatatatatgatgtatatatattactcaagtaacaaaatagtaaatcgaaattaatttatttactattcatatgaatagtaaatgaaacgaaattaattaatttactattcacgtgaaagcgacatgatagaaattattaattataagttacgtaacatacccctaaagtatttgagaaatatgactttttaaaaccaaatcaaacgaaatatgatattacagacaaagaaattgaaaacaatatattcttttgatttgctttttgCTACCAAACAAGAGTATatcatatttcatatatatatgatcgttgggttatgagatcagtaagagagaaaagagaaaaaataACATTTAGTTTTTGCTTTCCTTTGATAAATCCCAACATACACATACGGAGTATTATCGattaatgtattaatataattggattatattaatacgatatttgagtttggactagcatccattgacggtcgtttgaagtgtagtgtggactatccaaagagacggtcatacttttgatcgtaagtttctctccgtctcatcaatttctccaagaaatgtatatcgttaactcctcttttgttttatattcatgacaattattatggtgtaattggatcattgggataaaattaatcgtgtgcatgtttcattaaatatatgaatatataatcttgtaaatatttttatgaaataataaaagattattattttaactatccgctgcgttaatctgaaattggtaaaagtacacacgatttttcaaCACCACCCAACCCTAATTAATTTGTACGTGTCACAATAATAAGGGGTGCCACATGTCCCAGTTGCGGAACCCTTAACCAAAACCCTAAATTTCAGTCTCTTGTTTTTTTAGTTGATTAAAGCTGATAAAAGCTGCTAGATTTATTTTCTTTTTCAGTCTCTTCAGAATTATTTATCTAAACCACGCAGGCTTGCTTGAGTgaccaccgagttgcccaatgaagcacaccacccgaatTCAATTCCtgactatgccaaattgttcaaaaagggagtgtaactagagggtgcacataatgcgcaattcacccggtatcaggtttcgcgctcggggggcttgattacctgaggttttaccttctatgggggagtcaATGTGCTCATTCAtaagagggtttcctcgcttaccaaaaaaaaTTATTTATCTATCCCGATTCTGCCAAATTCGGAACCCATAATTTAGTGTCTTATTTAAACTGGTAATATTTAGAACAGTTTATAGCAAACACTTCAATTCAAATAAATGTTAAAAAGTTTCCTAATCTTACTCTAAAATAAAGGCTCTATCTCTTCCAATTTTTGTTCATCGTTTTTGGGGTGATGACGTTACTTTTCAAGATGGATGCCTTATTAGTGAAGATAATTCGGCAAAAAATGGTTTTCTATTGTGTAACAAGGTTAATTTCTCTTAGTTTGTTGATATGGTCTACCGACATGTTCGAGTTGAAAAGGAGTTATGGGCATTGGAACTCATACTTTGGTATGAGTTTAATGGTTCAGTATACAATAATCAAATATTTGATAACAATGGTTTAAAGACAACATATATTTTGGGTGAGCAAAATCCAGAATATCAAGCTCAATTCAAAGATAGGTTAGCGAGCATCATTCCTACACAAGAATCTCGTATTGTGTCAGATGCATAGTGTTATGCAATCCTCATAAAACATTCATTATGAACACGGAGTTCCATCCAcatctcacaaccatgaagatgaaGCCATAGAGAAAGAGGAAGGCGAAGATGCCGATGATGCAATGTCACAAGAAAGTAATGACACTATAGAGAGTTTTAGCATCCAAGAAGAAGTTTCAGGTGAAAATAGTGAATGAGGAGGAGATGGTCGTAGGAACTCAACAAACGAGAAGAATAATATCATGGTTTGGGTTCCTTAATTCGCAAGTTGATGATGAAGGTCGACTTCCATTCAATGAAGATGACGAACCAAATTTTACTTGTTGGTCTAATGAGATACCTGCATTAGTCTTTGAAGGAATGGCTTTTCAAAGTAAAGCCGAATTTATGTTCGCTATTCAAAAGTGGAACATAAAGAATTGTAGAGAGATAATTATTACTTATACGAGGCCAGACTATGCCCAAATAAAATGTTTCACAAGAGGAAAAAAGTACAAGGGTCCCCACGAAGATTATCCGTGTATGTGGAGTGTTACTGGTTCAAGTAAGAACAAGTACCGTATATGGCGTATTCAAAGTGGGTCGATAACCAcaattgttacgggtatgtttgtgGAGAACAATAATCCTTGTTTAATATCGAGCTTGATTGCTAATGATATTGCATGTCAAGTCAATGAAAACATGGCTTATCCCGTTAAGCACATCCAAGCACACATAAAAGATACTTGGAATGTGGACGTCAGTTACGCTAAGGCATGGAATGCTAGGGGAATTGCTATCGAACGAATTTTTGGATCCTGGGAGAGTAACTTTGCTGAGTTGCCTAGGTATATAGATGAATTACTTCATACTAATCCAGAGACCATTGTAAGGTTTGAGCATGGTCCACAAAGCACGAGCTAGGCATTTACATTCAAGTTTGTTTTTTGAGCATTTGGCCCGTCAATTAGAGCATTTAATATGTACATCCCTATGATTTATATTGATGACACACATTTAAAAGGCAACTACAAGGGTAAGTTTCTTTTGGAGGTTACAAAAAATGCTAACGGGCATATACTGCCTGTTGCATTTGCAATGGTTGATAATGAAAGCAAAGAAAGTTGGTCATGGTTTTTGCATCTATTCAGAACTCATGTCGTTTCACGTAATCCAAAAGAGTTGTGTGTTATTTCAAACCGCCATCAAGGAATTCTTAATGTCGTAAGCCAAATTCCTAGTTGGCATCATTGTTACTGTTTACGACATATTCGTAGCAACTTCAGCCGTTTCAAGGACCATCAATTGAAGAGATTAAGTTAGACAATCAGGTCCACTGCTCTAAGCACCATTTATCGTTGAGCAATTGGAAAGATTAAAGGTATTAAAACAGAAGCTTGGCAGTATTTAAATGACATCGATCCAATACGTGATCCCTGTTCAGAGATAAAGACCATCGTCATTGGGGTAACCTTACTACAAACATATCGGAGTCACTTAATACTGTATTGTGTTATGCTCGATTGATGTCAATCAAAGCGTGTATCGAATACACTTTTGATTACACTAGAAAACACTTCATTGAGCAATATGATTATGTGAGGGAATGGAATGTACCGTTGGCTAGAAAATATTAGAAACTATATCAATTCCGTGAAACAAGGACAGCGAGCCATACAGTATCAGTCTATGATGTCGAACAAGGTGTGTATAATGTTCATACAATCGGAGAAAAATAGGAGATGGAGGCAACGAATTCATTGTGCAAATTGTTGCAGGAAAGTATTCACGTGGAAGATGGCAGAATCAAAGAATTCCTTGCTCTCACGTCATTGCTGCTTGTGGACATCGAGAGATCTAAAGACTCTTGTGAGAGGTATGTTCCGAACAAAAAGGTGGGCAAATCAGTATAATGGTAAATTTGCTCCACTTTGAGACAATATTTATTGGGGACACTCAAGCACTGTTATTAGGGCAGATCCAGTCAAATTGATAACACATAAGAGTAGGAGACGATCGTGATGGTATAGAAATGAGATGGATGAACCTGGAAACATAATAAGGAAACGTCCAACCTGTCAGGTTTGTGGTGGAGAAGGACATAACAGAAATTCATGTTCAAATAGAGGATAAATGTATgcgtttgtatttgtatttgtgtaCTAATAATTCATTGTTTGTGTACTCTATCTTTAACAAACATGATGTTATAATAAAGACAAGAAAATTACTTTCATTATTTGTTCCAACAAACATTTATAACATAGATAATACATAAGATAATACATCTAAAACATAGATAATACAATACATATAGAAACTTAAAAAACACAaccataaataaaaatataagtgaACACACGAAAAACTAGGAGACTAGACAAGTCCTCTCAGGAATACGATATGAACCCGATGTTGAGATGCCAAGATTTCAGAATAACTTTATGATCATCATACTGAAAGGTAAAGGTGCATTTAAGCTTTCCCTAGCTTCTTGCATCCGATTAACCATGATGTATCCGACATCAATAGGTATACCATTCGTGATCCAGTGTATCATAAGAGCTTCTATTAGAAGCACCTTGTTGGAGTAATCGTTGATTGCACATGGTGGACGTCCAATTATGTTGCTACGGATTATAGTATATTTTCATTTATTGTCTCTAAGAAACCCAAAAACATCTGTTTGATTTTGAGACAAAGGTTTAGACGTTTATTTTCAACACATGTGTTGACAACATGTTCTATAGAAGTATCACCAACAACACGTGTCTAAAGAAGATCATCATCAATTTGAGTGGTAGAATTGTAAATTTGAAAACCTCCTGTTGGGAGGCCCAAAGCAGTGTTGAATGTCTACATTTCAATACGAACCTAACATTTTTGTCTTTTCTTGAAAAAGAAAATTTCTGATAGAACTCGCGTACACTATCAGAGTATACAGGGAATATGTCCCTTATTACACACAATAATGATAATTCTTCAAACTGATGATACATTTTGATGTTCTCTGGCCTTAGTCCCTCTTAAAAAACAACCCACATCAAAAATTGTTCTATGAGAATTTGGAATTTGACCACGAGTAGGCATAGTAGTGTGAAGAGTAAATTGTGTGTTATCTTGTAATTTTTGTGCTTCAAATAAGTGTTGGTATATAAAGAAGAAAACCTTAATAGAGGGTCTCGAAAGTGGGAGATTCGGGTTATGTACAATAATACACTAATGATTAAACTTTTTCAAGTTTTTGACATACTTTTGACAGTTTAATAATGTCTTAATATACCATCCCGAAAGTAGGAGATCTGGGTTAGGTACAATAATGCAGTAAGTGTTAAATTTTCTCAGCTTTTTGACAGAATATTGACATCCCGGAAGTGGAAGACCCGGGGTTAGGTAAAATAATTCACTGTGACACCTTTATGACAGACTTTTGACAGTGACTTTTGGCAGTTTTATAGTGTCTTGCTATACCATCCCGGAAGTGGGAGATCCGGGTTAAGTAAAACCATACTTTTCCATATAAACACACGTCCAATTCTTGTTTTGAAGCAACTCACTCATCTTCTCTACAGACACAAAAACACACACGTACCATGGATCCGAAGTACGTTTCAATTGAGACCATTTTTGACCCTCACTTTGACATCAAAGGCAGATGTGGTGATGTGGCAAGGTCAATAAGTGAAGTTTTTTAATGGAGAGTgttaaatttgagtattaaatttgTGATGGGcgatgtggtaaaatattattggaagttgggtataaaatatataatttaataatatataggaaTTAATGTAGAAATCTGATTGGACACAAAATTCTTACGCTTGCATTCTTTCCGTCGGATTGATGACTGATGCCCCAAAAGCGTGACGCCCTGTTACGGGTGTCATGGGCGTCAGAAAAGTGCCAAATGAGATGCCACCTATATATTTAGGGGCGTGAGAGAGGTGGGGTGCTGCCCCATTATTTATAGTCTGACGTATATCATGGTTGTGATTTTGTATGGAATGATAATAAAAAATTCACAGGAGGGGAGAAAATGACGTTTAATAATGTATATGTTTACGACTTTAATATGGAGAAGTTGAAAGAGTTTCTTCGAGAAAAGTTGCCGGAGAATCAAGTTTCAATGCACATATACTATTACAAACAAGGAGTTGCAGAACTGTGACATCCCAAAATTTTAAGGTAATATTTTATGAGAATTAATAATGATTTGTTATGTTTAAGTATTTAACTAACAAAATAAAATAGACAATTCAAGAGTTGTTAGTTAAATATTGGCAAGGACTAGTGATGCAAAGTTAAGAAAGGACCTTTACTATTACACTTTTGATCGGGAGGATAGAAAGTGTAATAAGGCTAAAGTTTCACCACTTAAACTAGTAAATTGATGAATTATTTATCAGTTGCAAACAAAAAAAACTCCAGaacttgtatgtgtgtgtgtgtgtgggtcaATTTTGAGCAAGACAAAGAGGAAACCATCAAATTGAAAGATCTAACTCTATGCAATCAAGAATTAAAGTGATTGAGTATGCATAAAACATTGTTGAAGTTGAGAAATCTTCAATTACTTCTTCTttgtgtgaaattagggttcttaaactctaaagttAAGGTATGCATTTCTAGCTTTATTTATCACTAATGGGTTATGATGTATGAGAAGTAGTTGATTTATAAGTTTTAATTATGTGTTGTTCAAGCTTAAAAACGAGTTTATATGATTCTTAGATgcaagttcatgtatgaacttgctaCAAGTACTTGTGGTTTGGAAAAATGGTGATTTTAATATTGCTAGTAGTCATAACAAGTTTTTGCacactaagtgtttgatgaaatgcctcaataaaAGTAAATATATGATTTTGAGAAAATTGTGTGTAAAGATTTATTTTTGAGATGATAGAATTGCTAGTTAGTGTTTGTTGCTAAGAAGTGAAAGTCAAAAAGGTGTTTTCAAAAAATGTCAATGTTTAAGGTTCACCTCTAAAGTTAGAAGGAGGTTAATGATTTGAGAACATGTCTTAATTGAACTCGAGAAATTGTATATTGAAAAGTTGTAAGTATGGTACTAGTTGTtgaaatggaaaatataaagctaaGTTTAATGAAATTTAAGAATTTTAAATATTATAAGTGTTCATGTGAAGTGGTGAAAAAGGGGTTAAGCAAGATTAAGCCTTAAGTGTTAAATGAATGAAAGTGAAAGTTTATGCTTATGAGGTTAATTTGTTTGAATGCTTTATGTTAGCTCGATTGTGTAAATAATGAGATTAGCTCTTATATAGGTGCTAGTAAAAGCAAAGGAGCTTCAACCAATCAAGGGAGTGTTTTAAATCAAGGTGAGTTAtatgggggtaatatgggcgggtcaagggtgATCATGGAGTTCCATGATCACAAGTTATGTAGAAGAGGTGTTTATGAATTATCCTACGTTTTTTAATTTAACTATGGAAGTGTACTCGTGGTTGTTTTGAATACGAGATATGATGATATAGGTGACTTGatgctcccggattgcatccgtgcaagagggtatcGATCAAGTTCACTAGGTAAAAAGCTTAGACTTCATGTCTATGTCAAGGTGAAAATCTTAGACTTTATGTCCATGTCAAGGTGAAAAGCTTAGACTTTATGTCTATGTCCATGTCACGTgataagcttggatttatatccatgttaagtgtaagcttggacgatgtccatgttatgtataagcttggatttatatcctggatttatatccatgttaagtgtaagcttggacgatgtccatgttatgtgtaagcttggatttatatccacGTTATTGTATTAAGCTTGGACTATGTCCATGTCATGTGCTAAGATTAGACGTATGT includes these proteins:
- the LOC139851728 gene encoding delta(12) fatty acid desaturase DES8.11-like, which translates into the protein MGAGGRMSDSLNQTNDLLKRVPTDPPFSLSDLKKAIPAHCFERSVIRSSYYVVHDLIITYVFYYLANTYIPLIPAPFAYLAWPVYWFCQASILTGLWVIGHECGHHAFSDYQLIDDVVGFVLHSALFTPYFSWKYSHRSHHANTNSLDNDEVYIPKRKSKVMIYSKILNNPPGRVFTLVFRLTLGFPLYLLTNVSGKKYERFANHFDPLSPIFTERERIQVVLSDLGIIGVFYALRLLVAAKGLSWVMSMYVIPVIGVHAFFVLITYLHHTHLSLPHYDSTEWKWIKGALSTIDRDFGFLNRVFHDVTHTHVLHHLISYIPHYHAKEARDAINPILGEYYKIDRTPIFKAMWREAKECMYIEPDQDSKNQGVYWYHKL